The following proteins come from a genomic window of Triticum aestivum cultivar Chinese Spring chromosome 6A, IWGSC CS RefSeq v2.1, whole genome shotgun sequence:
- the LOC123129437 gene encoding uncharacterized protein, with the protein MAFSSFPWPFRRRAGGSGSGGTGPSKPSAAEGKEEDDAFKSFPSSSTKAPPPSSLLDSAPLLVPSRLLAVLCFVAGGSAESAAELSDWQQWHAVLVLARAKELAKVLYDLCPRHMKDKQFWTYILS; encoded by the exons ATGGCCTTCTCCTCGTTCCCATGGCCGTTCCGCCGCCGagccggcggcagcggcagcggcggaacCGGCCCAAGCAAACCCTCCGCCgcggaggggaaggaggaggacgaCGCCTTCAAGTCCTTCCCCTCCAGCTCCACCAaggcaccccctccttcctcccttctCGATTCCGCTCCCCTGCTAGTTCCCTCTCGATTACTGGCGGTGCTATGCTTTGTCGCAGGAGGATCCGCGGAGTCGGCGGCCGAGCTCTCGGACTGGCAGCAGTGGCACGCCGTCCTCGTGCTCGCCAGAGCCAAG GAACTCGCTAAGGTCCTCTATGATCTGTGCCCACGCCACATGAAGGACAAGCAGTTCTGGACATACATCTTGTCGTAA